The Tropicibacter oceani DNA segment GAAGATGCCGAAATAGCCGACACCGGACACGATGGCGTTTTGCGCCCCGGTATCCAGCTTTGTCTTGGGCAGGACCGAACTGCGCAAGCCCCCCTGCAAAAGCCGCGTCAGCATGTAAAGCGCGACAAAGACCACCGCGACCACAAGGAAATCAGTGGGCGAAATCCGGGTTTCCCCCATCTGGAATCCTTCGCGGAACCGCGCCCAGATTTCGGTCAGATCAGCAACCCGCGCACCCCAGACCAGCGCCAGCGGCGGCAAGGCCAGCAGCACCAGCACAAAGCCCACCAGCACCGGGATCAGGCTGTCGGCCTTGGCGCCGCTTTCGCCCGTCACCAGTTCGTACAGGTCGTTGACCACCCGCTGCAGCACCAGCACCAGACCGATGATCGCCAGCGAGGCGATGAAAGGATAAACCAGCGCCTCTCCGACGCGGAAATAGCCGATGGCCGCCATGATCGGACCGACCACCCCGACAATCATCGCCGAGCGCCCCAAAAGCCGGGCAAAGCGCAGCCGGAACGGGCCGTCATCAACAAGCGCTGCGGAAGTGCCTGCGAAAGGCGCGCGGTTGCGCACGCGTCCCAGCCGGAACAGGAAATAACCCGACAGCGCCAGCAGCGGGAAATCCAGGACCGCCGCCGTTTCCGTGCTGAAGTTGTCGAATTCGATCAGCGATTGCAGCGCATCGCGCGCCACGTAGGTCAGCGCCAGCAGGTTGCTGAAGGCCCGCGCGCGAAACCGTTCCGGCCCATCCAGCGTGATGGTGGCAATGTCGTCATTGGCGTTGAAGCTTTGATCCGCCAGCCAGCGGATGCCCAGCAGCAAAAGCGCCCAGAACGGCACCTGCTCCAGCACGATGGTCCAGCGCGGGCCGATCATGCCGGTGGCGAACAGCGCCTGGCTTAGCGCCCAGATCCCGGCAAAGGGCAACAGGATCTGCCCCAGCGACAGCACAAAGCGCCACACGCCGGTGCCGCGCACCGTGGCGCCGCGCAGCTGATTGACGCCCGCCCGCGCCCAACGTTGACCGCGCGCCAACAGCGTGATCGCCACGGCCACCAGCAACAGGATCAACGGCAGGTTGGCCTGCGCCTGTGAACGCAGCGCCTCCGAGCCAAGATTGCGGGACAGTTCCGTCCAGGACCGCCGCATCGAGCTGGAGAAATCCTCGATCGCGCGGGTCCAGTGTTTTGGGTTGACGGGCGACGGCCCCAGGTTCAGCAGCTCGTCCGTCTGGCGGTCGCGGATGATGGTGTCGATCTCGGAGATGATGCCATCGGCGCGGGTATAGGCCTCTTCGGCGCGGCGTACCGGCGCGCGCAGCCGGGCCAGCTGATCGTTCAGCTCGGCCCGCCGTTCGGCGATTTCGGCGCTTTCACTTGCGCCTTCTTCGGGCGGCGCGCCCAGCACGTCCAGCTGCGCCTGAAGGTTGGCGATCCGCGAAGACGAGGCATCCTGCGCCACCAGGAATTCCTGGCGCCAGCCGACAATCTCGGCGCGCAACGACTCCAGCGCGCTGTCAGAGGCGCTGCCTTCCTCGACGGACTGTTCAGCGCGCGAAGCAAGCGCTTGCCAGGCGTCATAGTCCAGTTCGGTCGTGTCTTGTGCAAAGGCAATTGCGGCGCTGAGAACCAGCGCCGCGCAAAAGCCGATCAGCCTGCTGAGTAGATGTGTCATACGTCCTCGAAAACGCCCGGAATGCTGGCCGGGGCGCGCGACAGCCATCCAGGCGTCGGCAGACCCTTTTCGGCCAGGAATTCGGGGTTGAACAGTTTGGATTGATAGCGCGTGCCATAGTCGCACAGGATGGTCACGATGGTGTGGCCCGGCCCCATTTCGCGCGCCATGCGCATCGCGCCCGCCACGTTGATGCCCGACGATCCGCCCAGGCAAAGGCCCTCTTCGGCCAACAGGTCAAAGACCACCGGCAGCGCTTCGCTGTCGGGGATGTTGTAGGACAAGTCGGGGGTGAACCCTTCGAGGTTGGCGGTGATCCGCCCCTGCCCGATGCCCTCGGTGATCGACCCGCCCGTCGCCTTGTGTTCGCCGGTGGTGTAAAAGCTGTGCAGCGTGGCGCCGTCCGGATCGGCCAGGCCGATCTTGACGCCCTTGGGTTGCAGCGCCATGCCGACGCCCGCCAGCGTGCCGCCCGACCCGACCGCGCAGATGAACCCATCGACCTTGCCGCCGGTCTGGTCCCAGATCTCGGGGCCGGTGGTTTCGATATGCGACTGGCGGTTGGCAACGTTGTCGAACTGGTTGGCCCAGATCACGCCTTCGTTGGTGGTGCGGGCCAGCTCCTCGGCCAGACGGCCGGAATAGCGCACATAGTTGTTGGGGTTGCGATAGGGCGCGGCCGGCACCTGCACCAGCTCGGCGCCCGCCAGCCGCAGCATGTCCTTCTTTTCCTGGCTTTGGGTTTCGGGAATGACGATCACCGTCTTGAACCCCATTGAGGCCCCGACCAGCGCCAGCCCGATGCCGGTGTTGCCAGCGGTGCCTTCGACAATGGTGCCGCCCGGTTTCAGCAGACCCTTTTGCACCGCGTCGCGAATGATGAACAGCGCCGCGCGGTCCTTGACCGACTGGCCCGGGTTCATGAACTCGGCCTTACCCAGAATGGTGCAGCCGGTGATTTCCGACGCCTTGCGGAGCTTGATCAACGGGGTGTTGCCGACGGCTTGAGCCAAATCCTGAGCGATCCGCATGGGGGGTCCTTTCGTACGCGTGCTTTCCCAAGGTGTAGGGCTGGGACTGCCGGAACTCAAGGGCACTCAGGCCTGGGCGCGCAGCCGATCACGCTTTGTTGCCAGCCACAAAAGCATCATCGCCAGCGGCACGGCGTTCACCTCTCCGCTGTCGATCAGGGCCATGGCGTGATCAAAGGGGATGGTGTGGTTGCGGATGTCCTCGTGTTCGCTGTCCAGCCCGCCCTGCCCGGTTTCCTGCCAGCCGGACAGATCGCACAGCCCAAGGAAGCAGTGAAAGAACTCGGTCGAATACCCCGGCGAGGCATAGCCGCGGCTGATCGGCAAAAGCTGGCCGATGGTCAGCCCGGTTTCCTCCAGCGCCTCGCGGCGCACGGTGTCTTCGGGCTGCTCGCCGGCATCGACCAGCCCGGCGATGGGTTCCAGTACCCAAGGCGCCGGATCGCCGCGCTGGATCGGGCCATAGCGCAGTTGTTCGATCAGCATCACCTTGTCCAGAACCGGGTCATAGGGCAGCACCAGCGCCGCATCAAAGGCGACAAAGGTTTCGCGCGACATCACCGGGCTTTGACTGCCGTCAAAGCGGCGGTGGCGCAGGTCAAAGGACTTGATGCGGAAGAATCCGTCAAAGCCCGGATGCTCGGCCACGATCGACACATCGTCCATGGTCATCGGGTTGCGCAGGGTCTGCGGCGCCCCGCTGGCGGCCATCTGCCGGGCCCAGGCGCGCGCGCGAAAGAACGGCAGCAGCGGGATGATCCGGTCGGCCTCCATCGTGCCAAAACGGTCCATCACTTCGCGGGCGGCCGTCACCGTCATCGTGCCCCACCGGGCGGCCCAGTCGTCCAGCGACCACAGCGGGCCGATCTGCCATTGCCCGGCGCGCGGCAGATAGACCTGCGCGTCGGCGGGCCCGTCGGCGGTGTGAACGGTGACCGGGATCAGGTCAAAGGCAAAGCCACCTTCGTAGAAATCCAGCCGCGCGACGTCCACGGCGGACAGCCCCGGCATGAACACGCCCTGCGCCTGCGCGCCGTTCTGCGCGACGATCATCGGAAAGGGCTGGTCCTTGGCGCTGTGCACCGCATAGCCGTCAAGGCGGGCCTGGCGCATTTCGGGCACGGGGCGGCCCAGCACCAGTTCAAGCAGGGGCAGATGGCGCAGCGTGCCGTAAAAGAACAGATCGGGCAGGGTTTATCTCCAACGTCCGGCAGCGATTTCGCTGAGATAGCCGGTGACCAGCGCGCCGCAGATCAGCCCGCCAATCACCATCGGGTTCAGCAGGACCTGGCCAAAGTCGATCATGATCTCGAAAATCGCGGCCAGCGCCTCGACCGGGCCGTCAAAGCGGTTGCGCATGGCAAGGCGCAGCATTTCGTTGCCGCCCTGGATGAACAGCCCCCAGAACACCAGCGCCACGGTGCCGGTGATGCCGTTGGACACCGCCGCCGCCTGCCCGCGCCCGGCGCGCCCGCCGATGATCACCCAGCCGCAGATCAGCCCCAGAAGGGCATTGACGATGCTGAAGATGCCGAAATCCGTGCTTGCCGGCTCCAGCGTCTTGATCAACTCCGAGATGGCGTATCCCAAAGCGGCAAGACAAAGCGCTGCGACAAGTTTGGCGGCGGTGGGCATCTGGGTCAGCTCGGCCTTGCAATCGTTATCTGGGTCACATCACAGTTACCGAAGTGAAAGGTCGCGGCGCAAGACGCAAGGTAGAAATTCCACATTCTTTGGAACCGAGTGTCGAATCCAAGTCGCGCTATCTGGTCCCAGCGGTCGTTGAAATCCGCATGCCACAGGCGCAGTGTACGGCTGTAGCTTTCGCCAAATTCACGGCTGCCCACCACGTCCAGCCCGGCCTTTTCGATCTGCTGGCGCAGCACCACCGGGCTGGGCAACATGCCACCCGGAAAGATGTATTTCTGAATGAAATCAACGCCCTTCCTGTATACATCCCAGCGGCGGTGCTGCACCGTGATGATCTGCAACGTGGCCTGCCGCCCCGGTTTGAGACACCGGCGCACCGTTTCGAAATAGACCGGCCAGTATTTTTCGCCCACCGCCTCGAACATCTCGATGCTGGCGATGCCGTCATATTGGCCACGTTCGTCGCGGTAATCTTGCAACTTGAAGGTCACACGGTCCGACAGCCCTGCCCGTTCAATACGGTCCTGGGCGTATTTGAACTGTTCCTCGCTGATGGTCAGGCAGGTCACCCGCAGCCCGCGTTCCTTTGCGGCATATTCCGCGAAACCGCCCCAGCCACAGCCGATTTCCAGCACGTGATCGCCGGGTTGCACGCCCATCCGATCCACCATCGAGGCATATTTGGCGATCTGCGCCTGTTCCAGCGTCTCGCTGCCGGTCTCGAACAGGGCCGAACTGTAGGTCATCGTCCGATCCAGCCAGAGCGCGTAGAAATCATTGCCCAGGTCATAGTGGTGCGAGATGTTCTTTTTCGCCTGCCGTTTGGAGTTGGATTGCAGCCAGAACCGCAGCATTTCATAGCCGCGCACCAGCTTCATCCCCGGGAAACCGTCGTAGAGGTCGTCGTTGTCCGCATGGACCAGGTCCAGAAAGGCCATCAGGTCCGGCGAGGACCACCATTCGTCCAGGTAGGCCTCGCAAAAGCCCAGGTCGCCCTCGCGGATCAGGCGGGCAAAGATGTCGCCGTTGTGGATGTGCAATTGCGCCACCGGGCCGGGATGCCGCCCCTGCGCGCGAAACTGCCGCCCGTCCGGCAGGATGAAATCCAGCTGCCCCTTGTTCATGGCACTGGCCGCCGCAAAGACCTGCGCGAAATAGCGCGGCAGGTTCTTTTGCCCCTCGGTGCTGGTCAGCAGCGGTTCTACGAACTGGGTGTCATTGGCGTGTTTCATCATACTGTCCTCCCACTGGACATCCCGGACAGCTTTGACAAACCGTCGCGATCTGGCAAGTATCTACCTGTTGTGCGGCTCAAAAGCCCTTGTTTTCATAAGCGCTCAGCGCGCGTTTGCGGCCTTCGTCGACGGCGACGACCGGGTCTGGATAGGGGTTCGCGGCGGACATGCCCCAACGTTGCGGAATGGCGTCGAAATAGCTCAGCGCCTCGGCCGAGGGCGATTTGCGCCCCTCGGCGATCCAGCGATCGACATAGGCGCGGTCCGGGTCGAATTTTTCGCGCTGGGTGACCGGATTGAACACCCGGAAATACGGCGAGGCATCAGGCCCCGAGCCCGCAACCCATTGCCAGCCCATGGCATTGGCCGCCGGGTCCCAGTCGATCAGGCACTCTTCGAACCAGGCCTGCCCGATCTTCCAGTGACACAGCAGGTGCTTGGTCAGGTACGATCCGACGATCATCCGCACACGGTTGTGCATCCGCCCGGTCACGTACATCTCGCGCAGGCCGGCGTCGACGAAACGGATGCCGGTGCGCGCCTGTTTCCAGGCCTTCACCTCGGCCAGGCGTTCGTCTTCGTTCCAGGGAAAGGCCTGCCATTCCTCGCGCCAGTTGGAGGTCAGGATATGCGGGCTGTGCCACATCAGGTGATAGGCAAACTCGCGCCAGGCCAGTTCCTTCAGAAAGGTTTCGGCGCCCTGCTTGCCCTCTTCCATGGCGCGGCGTCCCGCGTGCCAGCACTGCGCCGGGCTGATTTCCCCCAGGCTCAGGTTCTCGCTCAGGCACGATGTACCATCGACCCCCGGCAGGTTTCGCTGATCGGCGTAGTCGGCCACCTTGCTGGCGACAAAGGCCCCCAGACGCCCCTGCGCCGCCTGCTCGCCCAGCTGCACATAGGGCAGCACCACGGCGGCGCCGCGGCGCATCTGGCGGCCCAGGTGCCAGTCTTCCAGCGCCTCGCCTTGTGGCCAGGATTGCGGCGCGGGCAAGGTTTTGGGCGCAGGCAGGGGCGCGGGCACGTCATGGGTGCGCGCCGCGCGCCAGAAGGGCGTATAGACCTTGTAGAAACCGCCCTGCTTGGTCTGCACCGACCAGGGTTCGAACAACAGGTTCCCGGCGAAACTTTGTGCTTCGACGCCAAGGTCCTTCAGCGCGGCCTTGACCTTGGTGTCGCGGTCGACGCTGCCTGGATCGTAGGCGCGCATCCAGTAGACGCCCGCCGCCCCGGTGTCCCTGACCAGCGCCGTCAGAACATCGACGGCCGGGCCTGACCGCAGGATCAGGCGCGATCCCTTGGCCGCCAGCGACTTGGCGAAATGGTCGACCCCCAGCCCCAGCCGCCATTTCGGCGCAGCGCCCAACCCATCGACCAGCGCGTCGCGAATGAAGACCGGGATCACCGGCCGCCCGGTCGCGGAGGCTGCATGAAGCGCCGCATGGTCGCTCAGCCGCAGGTCCCGCCTGATCCAGACGATGATGGGTGATGTGTCGTGCAAGCCTGCCTCCGCGCCTTGGGGTAAAACGCCGCGAAACGGCCTTTTGTCGAAACAGATACGGGCCAGCGCGGCGACTGGATCAAAGAACGTGGTCCAAGGCGTTGATCAGCCGCGAAATCTCGTCCTCTGTGGTGTAGTGGGTGAAGGACAGCCGCAGGACTCCGTGCGCCGGGTCGATGCCCTGCGCCTGCAGCGCGCGCACCGCATAGAAATCGCCGCCCCCCGCCATGATGCCATGTGCCGCCAGATCGGCGGCCACTGCCTCGCCCGGACGGGTGCAATGGACGGCGACGGTCGGCGCGCGCCCCGCCGCCCTGTCCGGCCCCAAAACCCGCACCGAGTTGCGCGCCGACAGCGCATCCAGCAGCGGTTGCAGCAGCTTTTCCTCGTGCGCGCGCATCAGATCGTGAACCGCGCCCGGACTGACCCCGTGATGGTCCGCCAATGCCTCGATGTAATCGACCATCCCGGCGCAGGCCGCGACCTGCGCGTGATCCGGCCCGGCGGGGGTGAATTTCTTGTACAGCACGTCGTTGTTGAAATAATGCCCCTGCCCCGGCAGCGCCTGGGCCAAGGCGCGGCGGATCACCATGATGCCCTGATGCGGGCCATAGGTCTTGTAGGACGAAAACAGGTAGATATCCGGCCCCATCTCGCCGATATCGGCAAAGCCATGCGGCGCATAGCTGACCCCATCCACACAGACAAAGGCCCCCGCCGCATGGGCCAGCGCGGTGATTTCCACCACCGGATTGATTTCGCCCACCACGTTCGAGCAATGCGGAAAACACACCAGCCGGACCTTTTCGTCCAGCAGGGATTCCAGATCCTCGGGGTTCAGATGCCCGGTTTCCGGGTCGATCTGCCATTCGCGGATTTCGATCCCCTCGTCGGCCAGCCGCCGCCACGGGCCGGTGTTGGCCTCGTGATCCTGATTGGTGACGATGATCGCCTCGCCGGGTGCCATGAACTTGCGAAAGGCCTGCGCCAGAACAAAGGTGTTCTGCGTGGTCGAGGGGCCAAAGCTCAGCTCGTCCGGATCAACCCCCAAAAGCGCCGACAACCGGCTGCGCGCCTCGTCCATTTCCTCGCCGCCCAGGCGGCTGGCCTTGTAGGGGGCATAGGGCTGCACCTTGCGTTGGCGGTAAAAGCGGTCCAGCCGGTCGATCACCTGGCGGCAGGCATAGGACCCGCCCGCATTCTCGAAAAACGCCTGACCTTGCAGGCTGGCTTCGGAAAAGGCGGGGAACTGCGCCCTGACGAAATCGATATCCAACACCTGTTGTTTCCTTCTTGATGACACCCGTTTCAGGGGTGGGTTGCAGGGCCTAAGGCGCGGTCAAAGATCGCCGCGCAGCCACATGCTCAGCAGCCAGATGTGCTGCGCCGTGATCACCAGGCTGACCAGCACCGCGATCCAGCGCCAGCCCCCCTTGCCTGCGCGCGGTGCGACCAGGATCACCGCGCGCGTCACCCCCACCGACAGGGCAAGGGTCAGACCAAAGAACAGCATCAGGCTGGCCGGGCGCAGGCCCGGCACCACCAATGGCACGACCATGATCAGCGTCAACCAAAGCGGCATCAGCACCAGTTGCAGCCCCAGGTGCCCACCCCAAAAGGTTTCGCCCAGGGGCAGATCGCCGCGAAACAACCGCAGCAGCCATTGCGGCCGCAGCATCTCTTGTCGTTCGCGGGCGATCCGGTCCAGATCCTGTGGACTGGGGTCAGGCATTGACGTCGATGACCACGCGCCCGCGGACCTGGCCTTGCAGGATGTCCTTGCCCAGTTGCGGCAGGTCCTCCAGCGTGGCGGGCTGAACCATCGCCTCCAGCTTGTCCATCGGCAGGTCCTTGGCGATCCGTTCCCAGGCGCGCAACCGGTTGTCATAGGGCTGCATGACACTGTCGATGCCCAGCAGGTTGACGCCGCGCAGGATAAAGGGCGTGATCAACGCGCCCTCGATCGCAGCGCCGCCCGCAAGGCCGATGGCGGCAACCGAGGTGCCGTATTTCATCTGTTTCAGCACGCGGCCCAGCATGGCCCCGGCCACCGCATCGACGCAGCCCGCCCAACGCTCGGCCTCGAGCGGTTTGCGGGTGACTTCGGTCAACTCGTCGCGCGCCACGATCTCGGAGGCACCCAGATCGCGCAGATAGGATTCCTGCTCGGGGCGTCCGGTGACGGCGGCCACCTCGAACCCGAGGTTGGCAAGGATCGCCACCGCGACCGATCCGACACCGCCCGCAGCGCCCGTGACCAGAACCGGGCCGTTGCCCGGCACCATCCCGTGATCCTGCAGGGCCATCACCGCCAGCATCGCGGTCAACCCGGCGGTGCCCACGGCCATGGCGGCGCGACTGTCCAGACCGGCGGGCAGCGGCACCAGCCAATCGGCCTTGACCCGCGCCTTTTGCGCGTAGCCGCCCCAATGCGCCTCACCGACGCGCCAGCCGGTCAGCACGACCTTGTCGCCGGGCTTGTAGCGGTCATCCGACGATGCCTCGACCGTCCCGGCGAAATCAATGCCCGGCACATGCGGGTAATTGCGCACAAGCCCGCCGCCCGGACCGATGCACAGCCCGTCCTTGTAGTTCACCGTGGAATATTCCACCGCGACCGTGACCTCGCCCTCGGGCAGACGGTCTTCACCGATCTGCTGCACCGAGGCGCTGGTCTTGCCGGTTTCCTCGTCCTTCTCGACGATCAATGCCTTGAACATGCTCTTTCTCCTGTCTCGTTTGACTCTGTTGCAATGCCGCGTGATGGGACGGCGGGCGGGGCGACGGGCATCAGCCCGAGCGCCGTACCGTCGTCACAGCCACGGCCCCTCTTCGGGCATGAAGGCCAGATCGCTGACCGGCGCCTCGGCCCCGGCGGCGGTCAACATGGCGTGGATCTGCCCGCGGTGATGGGTCTGGTGGTTGAACAGATGCAAGACGCACAGCGCCTTTGGCTTGCTGATCTCACGCCCCAGGATCACCGAATGCCAGCTCAGCGGCCCGGACAATTCGACCGCGCGCAGCCGCTCGGCCCACTGGATCAAGGCGCCGTCGGTGCGAAACCGCTCGACCGCCCATTGCGCCCCGCTGTCCGTCAGGCCCGTGCTCTCCGCGATGGCGCCCGCCGGTGCCGGCACCCCGGTAAAGCGCGACAACCACAGGCGATCCCCCCACAGCACATGGTTCGCCGTCGCCAGGATCGAGCCGAAGAACGCCTTGCGATCCTTGCCCAGCTCCTTGTCGCCCAGTGCCTGGAACGCCGCCTTCAACTGCTTGTTCTGCCACGCGTTATAGCGCGCCATGGTCAGGCAATACTCCGGCGTGATCATCATTTGCCCGCGCCCTTCCAGTCAATCGCGCAAATCTCGCCCGACTTGCCGGACAGGTCCCAGATGCGGCCATAATCGCGCACCTTGCTCTTGCCCGCCTTGGCGACGATGACATCCGGGCCCATCCAGTACTGGGTGTTGGACACCATGACCGGGTGATCGGGGCTCGACCCTTCGATCATCTCGATCTCGCCCTGGATCTTGCGGCCGATGTAAAGCCCGCGCTTCTTGCCCTCGCGCACGATCTCGACCTTCTCGCGCTCGTGGCCGATGATGGTGCTGACCAGCATGGTGAACAGGCCCGTGGTGCCCCCCGCCTCGCCCGACAGGATCTTGAGCAAGCCGTTGTAGGCAGCGGGCGTCGCCTTGTCGTCGATATAGACCGCCACCCGCCAATCACCCTCGGCCATCTTGCCGGGGATCTCGACCATCAACCCGACATTGACGCCGGTCAGGGACTCGCCCTCGTAATGCCCCTCGTCGATGGCAATCGCCATCCAGGCCTTGCAGGTGCCCTCGGTCGGGTCATGCTTGCCAAGGCTCACCACGCAAGGACAGAACACCGTGCACGAACAGTTCAGGAACAATTCGCCCTTGATCGCCCAGTCCGTAGGCCGCATCTGCCGCCGCTTGGGGTTCGGCATCCTCTGGTCGATCCTCTGAGAAATGGGCAGCTTGTCCGCCCCCGGTCGCCTGATCAAAGCCATATCGCACCTGCCTTTCCAATTTCAAAAGCCATAAGGGCCAGACCGGCCAACACCAATATCACGCCCGCAGGGCGGCGCAGCCGCGCCCCGATCTGCGGCAGTTTTTCCAGCACCATGAACAGCGTCGCAAGCCCCATCCAGGCCAGGTTCATCACCCCGCCGGCGAAACCCAGCGCCATGATCGCCCAGCAACAACCGACGCACCACAGCCCCTGTTCGATCCCCATCCGGACCCCGCCGGCCAACCCGGGGCGAAACCGTCCCATGAAATAGGACATGGGCGACAGGCAGGCGCTTTGACAATGCGTCTTGGCCTTGCTCAGCTGATAGCCCCCCGCCACGATCAATAGCCCCGCCTGAAACCAGACAGCGGTCGCCGCGCCGAACCGGTCCACCAGGCCGACCCGCGCCAGCCCCGCCTGAACCAGCGCCGCCAGAACCGCAAACGACGCCCAGACCAGCGCATAGCCCGCCACGATCCCCCACCAGCCGGCCTGCCCGCCCTGCAGCCGCCCGGCGAACCCGCTGTAGGTCGACAGCATGGGCAGCAACGTCGGCAGCATCATCGCCGCGCCCATCACCGCCCACATCGTCCACAGCCCCAACAGGCCCGCGCCGCCCGCACCGGTCCCGGTGCAAAGCGTCGCCAGCGCCTCGGCCAGCGCGCCAGGACCGCCCCAGGCAATCGCACCGCTGCCCAGCGCCATCAGGTACAGCGCCGCCCAGGCCCCCAGGACCAGCGCATAAAACAAAAGCCAGCTGATATCGCGCAGTGCCAAATCCGTCACTCTCCCCTGTGGCAACGGTGGCAAATCCGGCGGCCCTGCGCAATGGGCAGCGCCCACAATACCCAGACTTTTTCGCCCCGCCGCAGGGCCGCGGTTGCGGGCGCGCGCCATCACCGGCATTGTCCCGAAACAGACGATAGGGGAACCCCGATGAGCAAACAGCCAAAACCCGATCTGCCGCAGTTCGATCTGGCGCGGTTCACCCCTTACCGCCTGGCCGTCGCCGCCCAGCAAACCAGCGAAGAGCTGGCGCGCCAATACCGCGACCGCTTTGGCATCTCGATCCCCGAATGGCGGGTCCTGGTCCATCTGACACAGGCCCAGGATGTCTCGATCCGCGATATCGAAATCCGCGTCGCCATGGAGAAAAGCAAGGTCAGCCGCGCCGCCACCCGGCTCGAAGCACAAGGGCTGATCGCCAAGCGCGCCCATGAAACCGACCGCCGCCTGATCCGGCTGACCCTGACCGACAAGGGCCGCGCCCTGATGGCAGACCTGCTGCCGCTGGCCATGGAATACCAGGCCCGGATCGAAGACCAACTCGGACCAGCCTTCAAAGCCCTCGAAGACGGCCTCTCCGCTCTTCTGGCAGAAAAGGACTGACCGCCGCCAGGGCACCTTCCCTGGCTTCTTCTTGGTCAAAATACTCCGGGGGAATCGCGTCAGCGATGGGGGCAGCGCCCCCTTTTCCA contains these protein-coding regions:
- a CDS encoding TrgA family protein, whose amino-acid sequence is MPTAAKLVAALCLAALGYAISELIKTLEPASTDFGIFSIVNALLGLICGWVIIGGRAGRGQAAAVSNGITGTVALVFWGLFIQGGNEMLRLAMRNRFDGPVEALAAIFEIMIDFGQVLLNPMVIGGLICGALVTGYLSEIAAGRWR
- a CDS encoding gamma-glutamylcyclotransferase, encoding MPDLFFYGTLRHLPLLELVLGRPVPEMRQARLDGYAVHSAKDQPFPMIVAQNGAQAQGVFMPGLSAVDVARLDFYEGGFAFDLIPVTVHTADGPADAQVYLPRAGQWQIGPLWSLDDWAARWGTMTVTAAREVMDRFGTMEADRIIPLLPFFRARAWARQMAASGAPQTLRNPMTMDDVSIVAEHPGFDGFFRIKSFDLRHRRFDGSQSPVMSRETFVAFDAALVLPYDPVLDKVMLIEQLRYGPIQRGDPAPWVLEPIAGLVDAGEQPEDTVRREALEETGLTIGQLLPISRGYASPGYSTEFFHCFLGLCDLSGWQETGQGGLDSEHEDIRNHTIPFDHAMALIDSGEVNAVPLAMMLLWLATKRDRLRAQA
- a CDS encoding DUF3772 domain-containing protein; the encoded protein is MTHLLSRLIGFCAALVLSAAIAFAQDTTELDYDAWQALASRAEQSVEEGSASDSALESLRAEIVGWRQEFLVAQDASSSRIANLQAQLDVLGAPPEEGASESAEIAERRAELNDQLARLRAPVRRAEEAYTRADGIISEIDTIIRDRQTDELLNLGPSPVNPKHWTRAIEDFSSSMRRSWTELSRNLGSEALRSQAQANLPLILLLVAVAITLLARGQRWARAGVNQLRGATVRGTGVWRFVLSLGQILLPFAGIWALSQALFATGMIGPRWTIVLEQVPFWALLLLGIRWLADQSFNANDDIATITLDGPERFRARAFSNLLALTYVARDALQSLIEFDNFSTETAAVLDFPLLALSGYFLFRLGRVRNRAPFAGTSAALVDDGPFRLRFARLLGRSAMIVGVVGPIMAAIGYFRVGEALVYPFIASLAIIGLVLVLQRVVNDLYELVTGESGAKADSLIPVLVGFVLVLLALPPLALVWGARVADLTEIWARFREGFQMGETRISPTDFLVVAVVFVALYMLTRLLQGGLRSSVLPKTKLDTGAQNAIVSGVGYFGIFLATIIAVTAGGLDLSSLAIVAGALSVGIGFGLQNIVSNFVSGIILLIERPISEGDWIEVGGRHGIVKDISVRSTRIETFDRFDVIVPNADLVSGQVTNYTRGNLIGRVTVPVGVAYGNDTRKVERILLGIARDHDMVLMNPAPSVVFSGFGADSLDFEIRAVVRDIFSGLQIKTEMNHQINERFAKEGIEIPFAQRDIWIRNPEALTGAKPPAAAAAEPSASETGEDPEAEDKDAQEKGTKA
- a CDS encoding cryptochrome/photolyase family protein, which produces MHDTSPIIVWIRRDLRLSDHAALHAASATGRPVIPVFIRDALVDGLGAAPKWRLGLGVDHFAKSLAAKGSRLILRSGPAVDVLTALVRDTGAAGVYWMRAYDPGSVDRDTKVKAALKDLGVEAQSFAGNLLFEPWSVQTKQGGFYKVYTPFWRAARTHDVPAPLPAPKTLPAPQSWPQGEALEDWHLGRQMRRGAAVVLPYVQLGEQAAQGRLGAFVASKVADYADQRNLPGVDGTSCLSENLSLGEISPAQCWHAGRRAMEEGKQGAETFLKELAWREFAYHLMWHSPHILTSNWREEWQAFPWNEDERLAEVKAWKQARTGIRFVDAGLREMYVTGRMHNRVRMIVGSYLTKHLLCHWKIGQAWFEECLIDWDPAANAMGWQWVAGSGPDASPYFRVFNPVTQREKFDPDRAYVDRWIAEGRKSPSAEALSYFDAIPQRWGMSAANPYPDPVVAVDEGRKRALSAYENKGF
- a CDS encoding cysteine synthase A translates to MRIAQDLAQAVGNTPLIKLRKASEITGCTILGKAEFMNPGQSVKDRAALFIIRDAVQKGLLKPGGTIVEGTAGNTGIGLALVGASMGFKTVIVIPETQSQEKKDMLRLAGAELVQVPAAPYRNPNNYVRYSGRLAEELARTTNEGVIWANQFDNVANRQSHIETTGPEIWDQTGGKVDGFICAVGSGGTLAGVGMALQPKGVKIGLADPDGATLHSFYTTGEHKATGGSITEGIGQGRITANLEGFTPDLSYNIPDSEALPVVFDLLAEEGLCLGGSSGINVAGAMRMAREMGPGHTIVTILCDYGTRYQSKLFNPEFLAEKGLPTPGWLSRAPASIPGVFEDV
- a CDS encoding aminotransferase class V-fold PLP-dependent enzyme — translated: MLDIDFVRAQFPAFSEASLQGQAFFENAGGSYACRQVIDRLDRFYRQRKVQPYAPYKASRLGGEEMDEARSRLSALLGVDPDELSFGPSTTQNTFVLAQAFRKFMAPGEAIIVTNQDHEANTGPWRRLADEGIEIREWQIDPETGHLNPEDLESLLDEKVRLVCFPHCSNVVGEINPVVEITALAHAAGAFVCVDGVSYAPHGFADIGEMGPDIYLFSSYKTYGPHQGIMVIRRALAQALPGQGHYFNNDVLYKKFTPAGPDHAQVAACAGMVDYIEALADHHGVSPGAVHDLMRAHEEKLLQPLLDALSARNSVRVLGPDRAAGRAPTVAVHCTRPGEAVAADLAAHGIMAGGGDFYAVRALQAQGIDPAHGVLRLSFTHYTTEDEISRLINALDHVL
- a CDS encoding SAM-dependent methyltransferase produces the protein MMKHANDTQFVEPLLTSTEGQKNLPRYFAQVFAAASAMNKGQLDFILPDGRQFRAQGRHPGPVAQLHIHNGDIFARLIREGDLGFCEAYLDEWWSSPDLMAFLDLVHADNDDLYDGFPGMKLVRGYEMLRFWLQSNSKRQAKKNISHHYDLGNDFYALWLDRTMTYSSALFETGSETLEQAQIAKYASMVDRMGVQPGDHVLEIGCGWGGFAEYAAKERGLRVTCLTISEEQFKYAQDRIERAGLSDRVTFKLQDYRDERGQYDGIASIEMFEAVGEKYWPVYFETVRRCLKPGRQATLQIITVQHRRWDVYRKGVDFIQKYIFPGGMLPSPVVLRQQIEKAGLDVVGSREFGESYSRTLRLWHADFNDRWDQIARLGFDTRFQRMWNFYLASCAATFHFGNCDVTQITIARPS